The following proteins are encoded in a genomic region of Reichenbachiella sp.:
- a CDS encoding RagB/SusD family nutrient uptake outer membrane protein, with amino-acid sequence MKNSYIISTIIASCMIFNFACQDLDEDPVGLLSPEGLFNTPEDVSLSVNGGYSLIGHENFWGRKLSLSLLLRSDMASIGDQTTAGRRIEVDQMNMSANNGMVSEFWPKGYETLAALNVAIQGAENVEADEADINPVVAEARFLRAFIHYNFVRLFGEIPYVDSTIPNPEDAYAWPESSEDEVYAGIIEDLEFAKLWLPDVPAMRSRPGKGTAAGFLASVHLTRGNFQEAYNEAKYVIDNSGAFGYALEGEFADLFDPSLGAASNEVLFEIDFIGADAGGNPSELGGTNAAIDYIPSVTGPRGDERFATGEGWSVAVPSLAVFDTWNEQDYRRSVSFDTVLINGGVEVPYTNWGTISRNVARPHIAKYFRALGKTGLEAGSNGRDSDVDYIIMRYAEILLIAAEALNEVNGGPSAESEGYVNEVRRRARRELDTDASNDRTFPADVATGLGQDAFRDLVLEERRLELAFEFGRWFDIKRRNLGDAAFGASGLDPQNFSSSKDYYFPKYQQDVDLNDNLNQNTGY; translated from the coding sequence ATGAAAAATTCATATATCATATCGACAATCATTGCGTCATGCATGATTTTCAATTTTGCTTGCCAAGATCTTGACGAGGATCCAGTAGGTCTGCTTTCGCCAGAGGGTCTTTTCAACACGCCGGAAGATGTGTCGCTTAGTGTGAATGGTGGTTATTCTTTGATCGGCCATGAAAACTTTTGGGGTAGAAAATTATCCTTATCACTTCTTTTGAGAAGTGACATGGCCTCTATCGGAGATCAGACTACAGCCGGTAGGAGGATAGAAGTAGATCAAATGAACATGAGTGCCAACAATGGCATGGTAAGCGAATTTTGGCCAAAAGGTTATGAAACATTAGCTGCTCTGAATGTTGCCATTCAAGGAGCAGAAAATGTGGAAGCTGACGAGGCTGATATTAACCCAGTAGTGGCAGAGGCTCGTTTTTTAAGAGCGTTTATACACTACAACTTTGTTCGTTTATTTGGAGAAATTCCTTATGTGGATTCTACTATACCAAATCCTGAGGATGCCTATGCGTGGCCGGAGTCTTCAGAAGATGAAGTATATGCTGGTATTATCGAAGATTTAGAATTCGCAAAGTTATGGTTGCCAGACGTACCAGCCATGAGATCTAGGCCGGGCAAGGGTACAGCAGCAGGTTTCTTAGCTTCCGTCCATTTAACAAGAGGCAATTTTCAGGAGGCTTACAATGAGGCGAAATATGTGATCGATAATAGTGGTGCTTTCGGTTATGCACTAGAAGGAGAGTTTGCCGATTTGTTTGATCCATCACTTGGGGCTGCCTCTAATGAGGTGCTTTTTGAGATTGATTTTATTGGAGCCGACGCTGGGGGGAACCCTTCTGAGCTTGGAGGAACGAATGCAGCAATAGACTACATTCCGTCGGTTACTGGTCCTAGAGGGGACGAAAGATTTGCTACAGGAGAAGGTTGGAGTGTGGCTGTTCCTTCATTGGCTGTATTCGATACTTGGAATGAGCAAGATTATCGTAGATCAGTGAGTTTCGATACCGTATTAATTAATGGAGGAGTAGAAGTGCCATATACGAATTGGGGAACTATTTCTAGAAATGTAGCACGTCCGCATATTGCCAAATACTTCAGAGCCCTGGGTAAGACCGGTTTAGAAGCAGGGTCGAATGGTCGTGATTCAGATGTAGATTATATCATCATGAGATATGCTGAGATCCTTTTGATCGCTGCAGAAGCACTCAATGAAGTTAATGGCGGACCATCCGCTGAATCTGAAGGTTATGTAAACGAAGTACGAAGGAGAGCTCGAAGAGAACTCGATACAGATGCCAGCAATGACAGAACATTTCCTGCAGATGTAGCTACTGGGTTAGGGCAAGACGCCTTCAGAGACTTAGTGCTTGAAGAAAGAAGATTAGAATTGGCTTTTGAGTTTGGGAGATGGTTCGACATCAAACGAAGAAATCTGGGTGATGCAGCATTTGGTGCTTCTGGGTTGGATCCTCAAAATTTCAGCTCATCAAAAGATTACTACTTCCCTAAATATCAGCAAGACGTAGATCTAAATGACAACTTAAACCAAAACACCGGCTACTAG
- a CDS encoding TonB-dependent receptor — MKKLLHQIKYVAVALLCFSSLLAEAQTNVVTGVVTSAEDGESIPGASILIEGTSRGVVTDIDGNYSIEAASDEVLVISFLGFVSQRIEIGSRTTIDVSMPLDAVSLEEVVVVGYGTVRKSDLSGSVSSVKSEELMAYPVLSAVQGLQGRAAGVQIQSNNGGQPGADFNIKIRGGTSINASSDPLRVVDGFVGAEMPPAEDIASVEILKDASATAIYGSRGANGVIMITTKKGQSGKVKIDFNSSYSVQETTNRLDVLGGQDFANYMSEFGDYTYLGRDTDWQDEIYRSGFISNNQLSLSGGADNVKFYISGTYFDQQGILIGSEYKRYSLNSNVQINASNWLDVGLSVYGRRSENIGVRTQESTGGTGNAGIIGSALRFNPDLGIYDADGNYTTSQVGDEIDNPVAMGSDYDRERITDRFQANTFLDFKLTEWLKFKTTLGVGVTDWREGEYWPTTLIKGNNTNGLASIESRKQSSLLNENYFTINKEIGSHRITWVNGYSFQKEVRESATMSSQNFITDSGRFWALAQGGSPNTPTSELRENILKSYYSRANYSFLDRYVLTFTARYDGASNFAENNKWAFFPSGAVAWDVKGESFMSDVDFLNQLKIRASYGLTGNQAIDPYQSLAELSPTYSINPGQNALRVGRLANPDLTWETTTQFDIGLDVGLINGRVNISADYYSKETADLLFERELPKYGGVATQLQNIGRVSNKGVELMLSTKNLVGDLKWESDFIISSNKNEVLELPDSTELYGNSPGHMLLPDDTQLLAEGQPVGVFYGYVYDGIYQNGDAFVPGSGFEQAAGGEKFADISGPDGVADGELTADDRRIIGSPHPDFTWSFNNTLSYKNFDLNIFLHGVHGNEMVSFTQMELETLSGKSNASTAALDRWTASNPNTDVPAASSTRLYRMSSRFIYDASFIRLKNIALGYNFPKPILERLNLRSLRVYASAQNLLTITDYPGLDPEVGYGNSGSGSDGNRNVGVDYASYPNVKTFTFGINLGL, encoded by the coding sequence ATGAAAAAATTATTACATCAAATAAAGTACGTGGCTGTTGCCTTGCTTTGCTTTTCCAGTTTGCTGGCAGAAGCACAGACGAACGTAGTTACTGGTGTTGTGACATCAGCGGAGGATGGAGAATCCATACCTGGTGCTTCTATTTTGATAGAAGGCACATCAAGAGGAGTAGTTACCGATATAGATGGTAACTATTCTATAGAGGCTGCGAGCGATGAAGTCTTAGTAATATCCTTTTTAGGATTCGTTTCTCAGCGCATCGAAATTGGCAGTCGAACTACCATAGATGTTAGTATGCCCTTGGATGCAGTTTCATTGGAAGAGGTCGTAGTAGTAGGATATGGTACTGTGAGAAAAAGTGACCTGTCAGGCTCTGTCTCTTCAGTAAAATCTGAGGAATTGATGGCTTATCCTGTATTGTCAGCGGTACAAGGTTTACAAGGCCGGGCAGCAGGTGTGCAGATCCAATCTAATAATGGGGGACAGCCAGGAGCCGATTTCAATATCAAAATCAGAGGCGGTACCTCTATTAATGCAAGTAGTGATCCGCTAAGAGTAGTGGACGGTTTTGTGGGTGCAGAAATGCCTCCTGCAGAAGACATTGCTTCAGTAGAAATATTAAAAGATGCATCTGCAACAGCCATCTATGGTTCGAGAGGTGCTAATGGTGTAATCATGATCACAACCAAAAAAGGCCAGAGTGGTAAAGTGAAAATTGATTTCAATAGCTCTTACTCAGTGCAAGAGACAACCAATAGACTGGATGTGTTAGGCGGGCAAGATTTTGCCAACTATATGTCTGAGTTTGGAGACTATACCTATTTAGGAAGGGATACAGATTGGCAGGATGAGATCTATAGAAGTGGATTTATCTCTAACAATCAACTATCTCTAAGTGGTGGGGCTGATAATGTAAAGTTTTACATTTCGGGTACTTACTTCGATCAGCAAGGCATCCTGATTGGATCAGAATACAAAAGATATTCCCTGAATAGTAATGTGCAAATCAATGCGTCAAACTGGTTAGACGTAGGGTTGAGTGTGTACGGTAGAAGAAGTGAGAACATAGGAGTAAGGACACAGGAAAGCACTGGAGGAACTGGAAATGCAGGGATCATTGGTTCAGCTTTGAGATTTAACCCTGACCTGGGAATTTACGATGCAGATGGAAACTATACTACTTCTCAAGTAGGTGATGAAATAGACAATCCTGTAGCTATGGGTAGTGATTACGACCGGGAAAGAATTACTGATAGATTTCAAGCCAATACTTTCCTGGATTTCAAATTGACTGAATGGTTGAAGTTTAAAACTACTTTGGGTGTTGGCGTAACCGACTGGAGAGAAGGTGAGTATTGGCCAACTACGTTGATCAAAGGAAATAACACGAATGGATTGGCTTCTATCGAATCGAGAAAGCAGTCATCGCTTTTGAATGAAAACTATTTCACGATCAACAAGGAGATTGGATCACACCGAATTACTTGGGTCAATGGCTACTCTTTTCAAAAAGAAGTCAGAGAAAGTGCTACTATGTCTTCTCAAAATTTCATCACGGACTCAGGTAGATTTTGGGCATTAGCTCAGGGAGGTTCTCCCAATACCCCAACTTCTGAACTTAGAGAAAACATCTTGAAGTCATACTACTCAAGAGCCAATTATTCATTCTTAGATAGGTATGTACTAACCTTCACGGCCAGATATGATGGGGCGTCAAACTTCGCTGAAAACAACAAGTGGGCATTTTTCCCTTCAGGTGCCGTGGCTTGGGATGTGAAAGGAGAATCATTCATGAGCGACGTAGACTTTCTGAATCAATTGAAAATAAGAGCTAGTTATGGTCTTACTGGCAATCAGGCTATCGACCCTTATCAATCGTTGGCCGAATTGAGCCCTACTTATTCGATCAATCCTGGACAAAATGCATTAAGAGTAGGAAGGTTAGCTAATCCTGACCTTACCTGGGAAACCACTACCCAATTTGACATTGGTTTGGATGTAGGACTGATCAATGGTAGAGTAAACATTTCTGCCGATTACTATAGCAAGGAGACCGCAGATTTACTTTTTGAAAGAGAACTTCCTAAGTATGGTGGTGTCGCTACACAGTTGCAAAATATAGGTAGAGTAAGCAATAAAGGTGTGGAGCTGATGCTAAGCACGAAGAACTTGGTTGGAGATTTGAAATGGGAGTCTGATTTCATTATTTCTTCAAATAAAAATGAAGTATTGGAATTGCCTGATTCTACTGAGCTGTATGGAAATTCGCCAGGCCATATGCTTTTGCCTGACGACACACAACTACTAGCAGAAGGACAACCTGTAGGAGTTTTTTATGGCTATGTATATGATGGAATTTACCAGAATGGGGATGCTTTCGTGCCAGGAAGTGGTTTTGAACAAGCGGCAGGAGGAGAAAAATTTGCTGACATTTCAGGCCCTGACGGTGTTGCTGATGGTGAATTGACGGCAGACGATAGAAGAATCATTGGTAGTCCTCATCCTGATTTCACTTGGTCTTTCAACAATACATTGAGCTACAAAAATTTTGATTTAAATATCTTCTTGCATGGTGTGCATGGCAATGAAATGGTAAGCTTCACTCAAATGGAATTGGAGACCTTGTCAGGAAAAAGTAATGCTTCTACGGCGGCGCTAGACAGATGGACAGCTAGCAACCCTAACACCGACGTGCCAGCAGCATCTTCGACTAGATTGTATAGAATGTCTTCACGGTTTATATACGACGCGAGCTTTATTCGATTGAAAAACATCGCGTTGGGTTACAACTTCCCTAAGCCAATATTGGAGAGATTGAACCTAAGGTCATTGAGAGTATATGCGAGTGCGCAGAACCTATTGACAATTACAGATTACCCTGGATTGGACCCAGAGGTAGGATATGGCAACTCTGGTAGCGGTTCGGATGGCAATAGAAACGTTGGTGTGGATTACGCAAGTTATCCTAACGTCAAAACTTTCACATTCGGAATCAACCTGGGACTATAA
- a CDS encoding DUF4955 domain-containing protein → MRTLFIIAFGLAIGITSHAQTPQIWVDCQADKSIGVTPELLDYSYAGYHYSEEEIPVVDDWQQFNVTDYGAVADDEGHDDDAIQAAINAAESHNGPAVVYFPAGKFLVSADNDANKNIRISRSNIVLKGAGSGNGGTEIFMDEMRVKNGHWQFLFEPASSPAAGHTFIAEPVEKGAFSVIVEDASGFSVGEVILITHKSNEFAEVHFEGLELNEDDWTRLFGSGGGMSLHELHEIVAINGTRLTFKNPIQTPLPELSLKYTISHYNVIEEVGVEDILFSSNWENYEEDFVHHKDDIHDYAWNAIQFENVHNAWLRNCEFNSWNQVVDVRESIGVTIENIVISGKKGHASFLTRRGYGLLVKDCDDQAGQYHGPGTGYAGVNTVYLRCKMLEDQSIDSHSGQPYATLMDDMDGGVMNKNGGPYESYPHHGKDFTFWNFVHKSSETRTYDFWDAVNRNGNTYALPNFIGFQPNGTVNKFDVGIDQMEGERVSPASLFEAQLNLRLEVSTTKPTISWQSPNHGAQYDIASDVPVHIEASDPDGTVSKAILYINDSKQRELTTAPYQWGNSEAEDPGLFDLEGGEYWLKVEVQDNESNVTKDSILIHVGQAPEVEFTSPTSGNIHQSGMALTVEAMASDEDGTVAAVTLFLDDEEISELNTTPYRWVSLDALDHLTSGNYTLRLEATDNDGLITAEEQPLVVNDFPMITFDTPSTGQNFTIGSDVNVVVNASDADGQIEEVRLYLNDDVQRKETVFPYAWGERSDLDPDLFDMEAGTYVLKAVAIDDLGSEATVSITVMVEELLVTGFEPNQTLSIYPNPVIEELIIRSASQFQNIEITDLMGRSIGPVSYKCSEGECRVNSALLNPGVYTLQIQTTTGKAIRKFFKN, encoded by the coding sequence ATGAGAACTCTATTCATCATTGCCTTTGGACTAGCCATAGGAATAACGAGCCATGCTCAAACACCACAAATTTGGGTGGATTGTCAAGCTGATAAATCTATTGGTGTCACACCAGAATTGCTGGATTATTCGTATGCGGGTTATCATTATTCAGAAGAGGAAATACCTGTAGTGGATGATTGGCAGCAGTTTAACGTGACGGATTATGGAGCTGTGGCGGATGATGAGGGGCACGATGACGATGCCATACAGGCGGCCATCAATGCGGCGGAATCACACAATGGCCCGGCTGTGGTTTATTTTCCCGCAGGAAAATTTCTAGTCAGTGCAGACAATGATGCTAATAAGAATATTAGAATTTCAAGAAGTAACATCGTGCTGAAGGGGGCCGGGTCGGGCAATGGCGGCACTGAAATTTTTATGGACGAAATGAGAGTGAAAAATGGACATTGGCAATTTTTGTTTGAGCCTGCTTCAAGTCCTGCCGCAGGCCATACCTTTATCGCAGAGCCTGTGGAAAAGGGTGCTTTTTCGGTGATTGTGGAAGACGCCTCAGGCTTCTCCGTTGGAGAAGTGATTCTTATTACTCATAAGAGTAACGAATTTGCTGAAGTACATTTTGAAGGCTTGGAGTTGAATGAAGATGATTGGACTCGCCTGTTTGGCTCTGGAGGAGGCATGAGCTTGCACGAGCTTCACGAGATCGTAGCCATCAATGGTACACGTTTAACTTTCAAAAACCCTATTCAAACGCCTCTGCCAGAACTATCCTTGAAATACACCATCTCGCATTACAACGTAATAGAAGAAGTCGGTGTTGAAGATATTTTGTTTTCAAGTAATTGGGAAAATTATGAAGAGGACTTTGTGCATCACAAAGACGACATTCACGATTATGCTTGGAATGCTATTCAGTTTGAAAACGTACATAATGCCTGGCTGAGAAATTGTGAATTTAACAGCTGGAACCAAGTGGTAGATGTACGAGAGTCGATAGGTGTCACTATTGAAAATATTGTCATTTCCGGCAAAAAGGGCCATGCTTCATTTTTGACAAGAAGAGGCTATGGACTGCTTGTAAAAGATTGCGACGATCAAGCAGGCCAGTATCATGGACCGGGCACGGGTTATGCAGGAGTGAATACCGTTTACCTCAGATGTAAAATGCTCGAAGACCAGTCGATCGACAGTCATAGTGGGCAACCTTATGCCACGCTCATGGATGACATGGATGGCGGGGTGATGAACAAAAATGGTGGGCCGTATGAAAGCTACCCACATCATGGTAAAGATTTCACTTTTTGGAATTTTGTTCATAAATCTTCCGAGACCCGAACATATGATTTTTGGGATGCTGTCAATAGAAATGGAAATACTTATGCGTTACCCAATTTCATCGGGTTTCAGCCGAATGGGACTGTAAACAAATTCGACGTGGGTATAGACCAAATGGAAGGAGAGCGAGTTTCGCCAGCCTCTTTATTCGAAGCTCAGTTGAATTTGAGATTAGAGGTATCCACGACCAAACCAACCATCAGTTGGCAGTCGCCAAACCATGGCGCTCAATATGATATTGCGTCTGATGTGCCAGTGCATATAGAAGCAAGCGATCCGGACGGCACAGTCAGCAAAGCTATTCTATATATCAACGACTCTAAGCAGAGAGAACTGACTACGGCACCCTATCAGTGGGGAAACAGTGAAGCCGAAGATCCTGGTCTTTTTGATTTAGAAGGAGGGGAATATTGGTTGAAGGTTGAAGTCCAGGACAATGAATCCAACGTGACCAAGGACTCTATTTTGATTCATGTAGGACAGGCGCCTGAGGTGGAATTTACCTCTCCTACTTCGGGTAATATTCACCAAAGCGGCATGGCACTGACTGTGGAGGCTATGGCCTCTGATGAGGATGGGACAGTGGCAGCAGTCACTTTGTTTTTGGATGACGAAGAAATCAGCGAATTGAACACTACACCGTATCGATGGGTGTCGTTGGATGCATTGGACCACCTGACAAGCGGAAATTATACTTTGCGTTTAGAAGCCACGGACAATGATGGACTCATCACAGCGGAGGAACAGCCACTTGTAGTCAATGATTTTCCTATGATCACCTTTGACACCCCTTCTACGGGTCAAAATTTTACTATCGGTAGTGATGTTAATGTGGTTGTAAATGCGAGCGATGCCGATGGTCAAATCGAAGAAGTACGGCTCTATCTCAATGATGATGTACAGCGCAAAGAGACTGTCTTTCCATATGCTTGGGGAGAAAGATCCGATCTGGACCCTGATCTGTTCGATATGGAAGCGGGTACCTATGTGTTGAAGGCTGTGGCCATTGATGATTTGGGGAGTGAAGCTACAGTTTCGATAACAGTAATGGTGGAAGAGCTATTAGTTACTGGCTTTGAACCCAATCAAACACTAAGCATATACCCAAATCCTGTGATAGAAGAATTAATTATTCGCAGTGCTTCACAATTTCAAAATATTGAGATCACAGATCTGATGGGTAGGTCTATAGGCCCAGTTTCGTATAAATGTTCGGAAGGAGAATGCCGTGTGAATTCGGCGCTATTGAACCCTGGAGTCTACACTCTACAAATCCAGACAACAACTGGAAAGGCCATTAGAAAATTCTTTAAAAACTAG
- a CDS encoding glycoside hydrolase family 88 protein, with translation MRYFIVITSIFLLVSCSDVSNQQHEKIENEAVDSIKGLNPGVSARIPYLLSYAVDSTQFPRSIETDGSVRGVPSKDWCSGFFPGSLMYLYQISSDQKFLDRAELWNPYIAKEQWNDKTHDMGFKVYCSIGQAYELTGKPAYKDVLIQAAKTLSTRFDPTVGCIKSWDFGTDRWDYPVIIDNMMNLELLFEVTQLTGDSSFYKIADSHAANTMINHYRTDFSSYHVIDYNLVTGQVQNQLTHQGFDVNSVWSRGQAWGLYGFTMAYRYTKDEAYLNQAINIWEFINSQNNMPEDNIPYWDMKDPSIPNAPRDASAAAVCASAALELYGFTNDEKYKAYALDLIETLSSDAYVLKPANTSPFLLGRSTGNWPKNDEIDAPLSYADYYFLEATFRAKELVRN, from the coding sequence ATGAGATATTTTATAGTTATCACGAGTATTTTTCTACTTGTGAGTTGCTCCGATGTGAGCAATCAGCAACATGAGAAGATTGAAAATGAAGCTGTAGATAGCATTAAAGGTTTGAATCCGGGTGTAAGCGCCCGGATTCCTTACCTGCTTAGTTATGCGGTCGACTCTACTCAATTTCCTAGAAGTATAGAAACTGATGGATCGGTACGAGGTGTCCCGTCCAAAGATTGGTGTAGTGGATTTTTCCCAGGCAGTTTGATGTATTTGTATCAAATTTCGAGTGATCAGAAATTCTTGGATCGTGCCGAGCTTTGGAATCCCTACATAGCCAAAGAGCAATGGAATGACAAAACTCACGACATGGGTTTCAAGGTGTATTGCAGCATTGGCCAAGCATACGAACTAACAGGAAAGCCGGCATATAAAGATGTATTGATTCAGGCGGCTAAAACTTTGAGTACTCGATTTGATCCTACTGTTGGCTGTATCAAATCTTGGGACTTTGGTACTGACAGATGGGACTACCCGGTAATTATCGACAACATGATGAACCTGGAATTGCTATTCGAAGTGACTCAATTGACTGGCGATAGTTCGTTCTACAAAATAGCAGATTCGCATGCGGCGAATACGATGATCAATCACTATAGAACAGATTTTAGTTCTTACCATGTGATCGATTATAATCTGGTCACAGGTCAGGTTCAGAACCAATTGACACACCAAGGTTTCGACGTAAATTCGGTTTGGTCTAGAGGGCAAGCTTGGGGATTGTATGGATTTACCATGGCTTACAGGTATACGAAGGATGAGGCCTATCTCAATCAGGCCATCAATATTTGGGAATTTATCAACAGTCAGAATAACATGCCGGAAGACAACATCCCCTACTGGGATATGAAAGACCCTAGCATCCCAAATGCCCCACGCGATGCATCGGCTGCTGCGGTATGCGCATCCGCGGCATTGGAGTTATATGGTTTTACCAATGACGAGAAGTATAAGGCATATGCTTTGGATCTGATCGAGACACTTTCTTCGGATGCGTATGTTTTGAAGCCTGCCAATACTTCTCCTTTCCTATTGGGGCGCAGCACAGGCAATTGGCCAAAAAATGATGAAATAGATGCTCCGCTGAGCTATGCCGACTATTATTTTCTAGAGGCAACATTTAGAGCGAAGGAGTTGGTAAGAAACTAA
- a CDS encoding glycoside hydrolase family 2 TIM barrel-domain containing protein yields the protein MIRKILGIAAGMMWLVNGGVAQQRVVENINDNWSYLELPVEHVSEVKNKDGWTPISLPHSWNGEDAVDVIPGYRRSISWYKKSLSMDVLDNDKRYFLYFEGVNIKSSIFVNGQLAGDHVGGYIGFEIEISSFLQKGENEILVKVDNGYDREVIPSQKSDFFIYGGITRDVWLKSVSQTFLSDIKITTDKVSAQSATTLVELTLDGPLSKNQEVKVLLVDPDGQVVAQQTVKAEAKTSVKFKTNDPQLWHVDTPHLYEVKAELFNGKKLKDQVSDRFGMRWFEFQENGPFYLNGERLIIRGTHRHEEHAGVGPAMTNEMHRTDMELIKGMGANFVRLAHYPQDPEIYRACDELGILVWDELPWCRGGVGNDQWKTNTSQMLAEIIQQNYNHPSVILWSLGNEIYWLPDFEDGDHTNEINSYLKELNDLAHKLDPSRQTAIRKYYEGADIVDVFSPSIWSGWYSGTYENYEAVIDQSIAKYPRFLHMEYGGSSHVGRHTETPITGKGFVDPSKFEEEVNQVEVKSVAKSGDWSENYIVDLFDWYLSITENHEQFAGNAQWAFKDFGTPLRPENDIPYMNQKGLADRAGNPKDAYYVFKSYWSDEPFAYIESHTWTERSGPKGEARNVCVYSNSETVELFQNGNSLGVKTRDTKQFPAAGLNWDVDFVAGENELLAVGMKDGQEIVKDSLVITYSYEQAGSPSELVLSSEWLENGNYLVTVTAVDKGGLRCLDYEERVYFQCLGGGDLIKNQGTPTGSEVIKMANGKASIEVKPNDNPGPLKMTVLNQYFKGTFLNIDKSHAKEQL from the coding sequence ATGATTAGAAAGATTTTAGGGATAGCTGCAGGTATGATGTGGTTAGTGAATGGTGGAGTAGCTCAGCAAAGAGTAGTGGAAAACATCAATGACAATTGGTCATATTTGGAGCTGCCCGTTGAGCACGTGAGTGAAGTAAAGAATAAAGATGGTTGGACGCCGATTTCGCTTCCACACAGCTGGAATGGTGAAGACGCCGTGGATGTGATACCTGGATATCGTAGAAGCATCAGCTGGTACAAAAAATCGTTGAGCATGGATGTTTTAGACAACGACAAAAGGTACTTTCTTTACTTCGAAGGAGTAAACATAAAATCTTCAATTTTTGTCAATGGTCAATTGGCTGGCGATCATGTAGGCGGCTATATTGGATTTGAAATTGAAATTTCTTCGTTCTTACAAAAAGGTGAAAACGAAATACTAGTCAAAGTAGACAATGGCTACGACAGAGAAGTAATCCCCTCTCAGAAATCTGACTTTTTTATCTATGGTGGGATCACTAGAGATGTATGGTTGAAATCAGTTAGCCAGACATTTTTGTCAGATATAAAAATCACAACGGATAAAGTAAGCGCACAGTCAGCAACTACTTTGGTAGAATTAACGCTTGATGGACCGTTGTCGAAAAATCAAGAAGTAAAAGTTTTGTTGGTAGATCCTGATGGTCAGGTTGTAGCGCAGCAGACTGTAAAGGCAGAGGCTAAGACATCCGTCAAATTCAAAACCAATGATCCACAACTCTGGCATGTGGATACGCCCCATTTATACGAGGTAAAGGCAGAGCTATTCAACGGTAAAAAACTCAAGGATCAGGTCAGCGATCGATTCGGTATGCGCTGGTTTGAATTTCAAGAAAACGGCCCATTCTATTTGAACGGCGAGCGATTGATCATAAGAGGTACGCACAGACACGAGGAGCATGCTGGTGTAGGCCCTGCCATGACTAACGAAATGCATCGTACTGATATGGAGTTGATCAAAGGCATGGGAGCCAATTTCGTACGGTTGGCACATTATCCGCAAGACCCAGAAATCTACAGGGCATGTGATGAGTTGGGCATCTTAGTGTGGGACGAGTTACCTTGGTGTAGAGGGGGTGTAGGCAATGATCAATGGAAAACGAACACAAGTCAGATGCTCGCCGAAATCATCCAGCAAAACTACAACCATCCGAGTGTGATTCTATGGTCACTCGGTAACGAGATCTATTGGTTGCCAGATTTTGAAGACGGTGACCATACAAATGAGATCAATAGCTACCTCAAAGAATTGAACGACTTGGCTCATAAACTAGACCCAAGTCGCCAGACGGCCATTAGAAAATACTATGAAGGAGCAGATATCGTAGATGTATTCAGCCCTTCTATTTGGTCTGGTTGGTATTCTGGCACTTATGAAAATTATGAGGCCGTGATCGATCAATCGATCGCCAAATACCCTAGATTTTTACACATGGAGTATGGTGGGTCAAGTCATGTAGGTCGTCATACAGAAACTCCAATCACGGGAAAAGGATTTGTAGATCCTTCCAAGTTTGAAGAAGAAGTGAATCAGGTGGAAGTGAAAAGCGTGGCCAAAAGTGGCGATTGGAGTGAAAACTACATTGTGGATTTATTTGATTGGTACCTGTCCATTACCGAAAATCACGAGCAGTTTGCAGGCAATGCGCAATGGGCATTCAAAGATTTTGGAACACCGTTACGACCTGAAAATGACATTCCATACATGAATCAAAAAGGACTGGCCGATCGTGCCGGCAATCCGAAGGATGCATATTATGTGTTCAAAAGCTATTGGTCAGATGAACCATTCGCCTACATAGAATCCCATACCTGGACCGAACGGTCAGGGCCAAAAGGTGAAGCAAGAAATGTCTGTGTCTATAGCAATAGCGAAACCGTTGAGCTTTTTCAAAACGGCAACAGCTTAGGAGTGAAAACTCGGGACACTAAGCAGTTTCCGGCGGCAGGCCTTAATTGGGATGTGGATTTTGTAGCTGGAGAGAATGAACTGCTAGCAGTAGGAATGAAGGACGGTCAGGAAATTGTGAAAGACAGCCTAGTGATCACTTATAGCTATGAGCAAGCCGGCTCGCCTAGCGAACTGGTCCTATCGTCCGAGTGGTTGGAAAACGGCAACTATCTGGTGACCGTGACAGCCGTTGATAAGGGAGGCCTGAGATGTTTGGATTATGAAGAGCGCGTTTATTTCCAATGTCTTGGCGGTGGTGACCTGATTAAAAATCAAGGTACGCCTACTGGAAGTGAGGTCATTAAGATGGCAAATGGTAAAGCTTCTATAGAGGTGAAACCCAATGATAATCCAGGGCCACTGAAAATGACGGTACTCAATCAGTATTTTAAAGGCACATTTCTGAATATCGACAAGTCACACGCAAAAGAACAGCTATGA